The following coding sequences are from one Prochlorococcus sp. MIT 1314 window:
- the psbM gene encoding photosystem II reaction center protein PsbM, which produces METTNFGFIASLLFVGVPTIFLIGLFISTQDGEKSSFFSDSGKGKLGPKR; this is translated from the coding sequence ATGGAAACAACCAATTTTGGATTCATAGCTAGTCTTCTTTTTGTTGGAGTCCCAACAATTTTCCTCATAGGTTTGTTTATTTCTACACAAGATGGAGAAAAATCAAGCTTCTTTTCAGACTCTGGTAAAGGTAAACTTGGGCCAAAACGTTAG
- a CDS encoding L-threonylcarbamoyladenylate synthase yields MNLIDCKSALKRLDSGLPVIFQTDTLPAIGCLPRFSKIIYEFKNRDRNKPLILMGSEHKQLIDYVHESAKEDYENIAAKYWPGALTMVIPCSKRQSEILTSSDFTIGLRIPNSCTAQSLMKETGPLLTSSANISGSTGSITAEGIALDFPSVDILGPVPWEKGSGKASTIISWENNRNWRLIRQGEVLIKELN; encoded by the coding sequence ATGAATTTAATAGATTGTAAATCTGCTTTGAAGAGGCTTGACAGTGGCTTGCCTGTAATTTTTCAGACGGACACTCTTCCTGCAATTGGATGCTTGCCAAGATTTTCAAAAATTATTTATGAGTTTAAAAATAGAGATAGAAATAAACCCTTAATTCTTATGGGATCAGAACACAAACAATTAATTGATTATGTTCATGAATCAGCTAAGGAAGATTACGAAAATATAGCTGCAAAATATTGGCCTGGAGCTCTGACAATGGTTATTCCTTGCTCAAAAAGACAATCTGAAATTCTTACAAGTAGCGATTTTACGATTGGGTTAAGAATCCCAAATTCATGTACTGCTCAATCTCTTATGAAAGAAACAGGCCCATTGTTAACTTCGAGTGCGAATATATCAGGCTCCACGGGATCAATTACAGCTGAGGGAATTGCTTTAGACTTTCCCTCTGTAGATATTCTAGGACCTGTTCCTTGGGAGAAAGGTAGTGGAAAAGCAAGTACCATAATATCTTGGGAAAATAATCGAAATTGGAGGCTGATTAGACAAGGAGAGGTATTAATTAAGGAATTGAATTAA
- the nrdR gene encoding transcriptional regulator NrdR: MQCPTCQNTDSRVLESRSADSGKSVRRRRECLNCSFRFTTYERVETMPVSVIKKDGSRELFDKQKLFTGISRACEKTNFTSESIINFVDGIESQIIQDSNKDIKSSQIGELILKNLRKENEVAYIRYASVYRKFNGVKDFISTLESLKGNSKSQLASIL, encoded by the coding sequence ATGCAGTGTCCAACCTGTCAAAACACAGATAGCAGAGTTTTGGAATCAAGATCTGCTGATAGTGGTAAAAGTGTTCGAAGAAGAAGAGAGTGTTTAAACTGCAGCTTCAGATTTACAACTTATGAAAGAGTTGAAACAATGCCAGTTTCAGTTATTAAAAAAGATGGGAGCAGAGAATTATTTGATAAACAAAAATTATTTACTGGCATATCAAGAGCTTGTGAAAAAACTAACTTTACGAGTGAATCAATTATAAATTTTGTAGATGGAATTGAATCACAAATCATACAAGACTCCAACAAAGATATTAAATCTTCCCAAATTGGAGAGTTAATACTTAAAAACCTTAGAAAAGAAAACGAAGTGGCTTATATAAGATACGCCTCAGTTTACAGAAAATTTAACGGGGTAAAAGATTTTATTTCTACTCTTGAATCTTTAAAAGGAAATTCAAAAAGCCAATTAGCTTCAATTTTATAA
- the psbB gene encoding photosystem II chlorophyll-binding protein CP47 translates to MGLPWYRVHTVVINDPGRLLAVHLMHTALLAGWAGSMALYELAIFDPSDAVLNPMWRQGMYVMPFMARLGITSSWNGWDITGATGVDPGFWSFEGVAAAHIFFSGLLMLASIWHWTYWDLELWEDSRTGEPALDLPRIFGIHLLLAGLTCFGFGAFHCANVGIWVSDPYGLTGHVEPVAPSWGVDGFNPFNPGGIVANHIAAGLMGIIGGIFHITNRPGERLYKALKLGSLEGVLASALAAVLFVSFVVAGTMWYGSATTPVELFGPTRYQWDSGYFKTEINRRVQTAIDNGATKEEAYASIPEKLAFYDYVGNSPAKGGLFRVGALVNGDGLPTGWQGHIAFQDKEGNDLEVRRIPNFFENFPVILEDKEGNVRADIPFRRAEAKYSFEQTGITATIYGGDLNGQTFTDPAVVKRLARKAQLGEAFKFDRETYKSDGVFRSSPRAWFTYAHLCFGLLFLFGHWWHASRTLYRNSFAGIDAEIGDQVEFGLFKKLGDETTRRIPGRV, encoded by the coding sequence ATGGGATTGCCTTGGTATCGAGTTCACACAGTAGTTATTAATGACCCAGGTCGACTACTTGCTGTGCATCTTATGCATACTGCATTATTAGCCGGCTGGGCCGGTTCTATGGCTCTTTATGAATTAGCCATTTTTGACCCTTCTGATGCTGTTCTCAATCCAATGTGGAGACAGGGAATGTACGTTATGCCATTCATGGCAAGACTAGGTATCACAAGTAGTTGGAACGGATGGGATATTACCGGTGCTACTGGAGTTGATCCTGGATTCTGGAGTTTTGAAGGGGTAGCAGCAGCACACATATTCTTTAGTGGACTATTGATGTTGGCCTCTATCTGGCACTGGACATACTGGGATTTAGAATTATGGGAAGACTCTAGAACAGGCGAGCCTGCTCTAGATTTACCAAGAATATTCGGAATTCATCTACTTTTAGCTGGACTTACATGTTTTGGCTTTGGAGCATTTCATTGTGCAAACGTAGGTATTTGGGTGTCTGATCCATATGGCTTAACTGGTCATGTAGAGCCTGTTGCTCCTTCTTGGGGAGTAGATGGTTTTAATCCATTCAATCCAGGAGGAATAGTTGCAAATCACATTGCCGCTGGACTTATGGGGATCATTGGGGGGATTTTTCATATTACCAATAGACCCGGAGAAAGACTGTACAAGGCTCTTAAACTTGGAAGCCTTGAAGGAGTTCTAGCCAGTGCTCTAGCCGCTGTACTTTTTGTATCTTTTGTTGTTGCAGGAACAATGTGGTACGGATCAGCAACAACTCCAGTAGAGTTATTTGGCCCTACCAGATATCAATGGGACTCTGGCTATTTCAAAACTGAAATTAATAGAAGGGTTCAAACTGCTATTGATAATGGTGCCACTAAAGAAGAGGCATATGCATCAATCCCAGAAAAACTAGCATTCTACGATTATGTTGGAAATAGTCCTGCTAAAGGAGGATTATTCAGAGTCGGAGCTCTCGTTAATGGAGACGGATTACCAACTGGATGGCAAGGGCACATTGCTTTTCAAGATAAGGAAGGTAACGATTTAGAAGTTAGAAGAATTCCTAATTTCTTTGAAAACTTCCCAGTGATACTTGAAGATAAAGAAGGCAATGTAAGAGCCGATATTCCATTTAGAAGAGCTGAAGCGAAGTATTCATTTGAACAAACTGGGATTACTGCCACTATCTATGGAGGAGACTTAAATGGTCAAACATTTACTGATCCTGCAGTAGTCAAAAGATTAGCCAGAAAGGCACAATTAGGAGAAGCATTCAAGTTTGACAGAGAAACTTATAAATCTGACGGTGTATTCCGAAGTTCCCCTAGAGCTTGGTTTACATATGCTCATCTATGTTTCGGATTGCTATTCTTATTTGGCCACTGGTGGCATGCTTCAAGAACTCTTTACAGAAATTCCTTTGCTGGTATTGACGCTGAGATTGGAGACCAAGTTGAATTTGGTTTATTTAAGAAGCTTGGTGACGAAACCACAAGAAGAATCCCAGGAAGGGTTTAA
- a CDS encoding 2Fe-2S iron-sulfur cluster-binding protein yields MATIRFIREDLEVKCNPGENLRELVMKENLKLYGLKGILGNCGGAGQCSTCFISVEGGNKNSLSPLTSVEEEKLKNRPENWRLACQTLIKSSAVILTKPQSPPSNLGELKKVSENKKLPR; encoded by the coding sequence ATGGCAACTATTAGATTTATCCGTGAGGATTTAGAGGTTAAATGCAATCCTGGTGAAAATTTAAGGGAACTAGTAATGAAAGAAAACTTAAAACTATATGGATTAAAAGGAATTTTAGGAAATTGTGGAGGAGCAGGACAGTGTAGTACTTGTTTTATTTCAGTTGAAGGAGGAAACAAAAACTCTTTAAGTCCTCTTACTTCTGTTGAAGAAGAAAAACTCAAAAATAGACCAGAAAATTGGCGACTTGCCTGCCAAACATTAATAAAGTCCTCTGCAGTAATTTTAACAAAACCACAATCTCCTCCCTCAAATTTAGGAGAACTTAAAAAAGTTAGTGAAAATAAAAAATTACCTCGCTAA
- a CDS encoding septum site-determining protein MinC translates to MKIVINDLNSKYIETISFENFENIHETFKNFYSMRGALEATIFTVNESISSHQLLKLKNIFHKMNTCYLSMYSNNRNTVLAGKSLKIDSTFVKEQEVKNKLLIVNSKKDDILHEGTVRSGDRISSNGNLCIIGDVNPGAIVFAKKNIHVWGKLLGIAFAGRGGNNNASISSLYLNPLQLRIADVIAIGPKDMRKTSYPEIAVIENQTIMIKPYIIES, encoded by the coding sequence ATGAAAATCGTTATTAATGATCTTAATAGTAAATATATAGAAACTATATCTTTTGAGAATTTTGAGAATATCCATGAAACTTTTAAAAATTTTTATTCGATGAGAGGAGCTCTGGAAGCAACAATTTTTACAGTCAATGAGTCAATAAGTTCTCATCAATTATTAAAATTAAAAAATATTTTTCATAAAATGAATACTTGTTATTTAAGTATGTACTCAAATAATAGAAATACAGTATTAGCTGGAAAATCTCTTAAAATAGATTCAACTTTTGTTAAGGAACAAGAGGTTAAAAATAAGTTGCTTATAGTAAATTCCAAAAAAGACGATATTCTTCACGAAGGGACAGTAAGATCAGGAGATAGAATATCTTCAAATGGAAACCTTTGCATTATTGGAGACGTTAATCCCGGAGCAATAGTTTTCGCAAAAAAAAATATTCACGTTTGGGGCAAACTACTAGGAATCGCCTTCGCAGGTAGGGGTGGAAATAATAATGCCTCTATTTCATCACTTTATTTAAACCCCTTACAACTAAGAATAGCTGATGTGATAGCTATTGGCCCAAAGGATATGCGCAAAACGTCTTATCCTGAAATTGCAGTCATAGAGAATCAAACAATAATGATCAAGCCTTACATAATAGAAAGTTAA
- a CDS encoding photosystem II reaction center protein T — MEAFAYVLILTLAVVTLFFAVAFRDPPKVDRK, encoded by the coding sequence ATGGAAGCTTTTGCTTACGTTCTTATTTTAACTCTCGCAGTTGTTACTCTATTCTTTGCTGTCGCCTTTAGAGATCCTCCTAAAGTTGATAGAAAATGA
- the minD gene encoding septum site-determining protein MinD: MADNTRTILICSGKGGVGKTTLTANLGIALANSGASTAVLDADFGLRNLDLLLGLENRIIYTAQDVLDKNCRLDQALVRHKKEPNLALLPAGDPRMLDWMKPEDMKKISSMLSEKFDFVLVDCPAGVEDGFKNALAACKEAIVVTNPELSAVRDADRVIGILNTSDIEPIQLVINRVRPNMMASQEMLSIDDVQGILSLPLLGIVLEDEQVIISTNRGEPLTLTDSKSPAKKCYLNVSQRLTGKDIPIIDPKNEGKSLKDRFMRLMQTKVF, from the coding sequence GTGGCGGACAATACTCGCACAATATTAATTTGTTCAGGAAAGGGTGGGGTTGGCAAAACCACTTTAACCGCAAATCTTGGCATAGCACTTGCTAACAGCGGAGCATCCACTGCTGTATTAGATGCTGATTTTGGATTAAGAAATTTAGATCTTCTTCTAGGATTAGAAAATCGCATTATTTATACTGCTCAAGATGTTTTAGACAAAAATTGTCGTCTTGACCAAGCATTGGTTAGACACAAAAAGGAACCTAATCTTGCTCTTTTACCCGCTGGAGATCCTAGGATGCTGGATTGGATGAAGCCCGAAGATATGAAAAAAATTAGCTCCATGCTTAGCGAAAAATTTGATTTTGTTTTAGTTGATTGTCCTGCGGGAGTAGAAGATGGTTTCAAAAATGCCCTTGCAGCTTGTAAAGAAGCCATTGTTGTTACTAACCCAGAATTATCTGCAGTACGTGATGCCGATAGAGTAATAGGGATTCTTAATACATCTGATATTGAGCCTATCCAGCTTGTTATAAATAGAGTTCGCCCTAACATGATGGCTAGTCAAGAAATGCTATCTATTGATGATGTTCAAGGGATTCTTTCTTTACCTTTGTTAGGTATTGTCTTAGAGGATGAACAAGTAATAATAAGTACAAATAGAGGAGAGCCACTAACCCTTACAGACAGTAAATCTCCTGCAAAAAAATGCTATTTGAATGTATCTCAAAGACTTACAGGGAAGGATATACCCATTATTGACCCAAAGAATGAAGGCAAAAGCCTTAAAGATAGATTTATGAGATTAATGCAAACAAAGGTTTTTTAA
- the prmC gene encoding peptide chain release factor N(5)-glutamine methyltransferase, translating into MLSISVEEFLSWKKKQLSKGGDYQSFAFLIDCIGGISNSHLNLLKINPVGDLYIKKNLDYLGSIWEDHLLSSTPIQYLCGITFWRDLKLKVTDKVLIPRPETELIVDIVFEIFGKNSQKLFFAELGTGSGAISIALALAYPLWEGIATDIDQDALEIATENFIDSSEQSNLRFYCGNWWTPFESFKGKLDLVISNPPYIPGDIYEKLPEEVKKFEPKLALMGGYDGLKHIREIIQKAPLFLRDKGWLILENHFDQGNKVKELLTNNGFTLVEIVKDLSGVGRFTIGRYK; encoded by the coding sequence ATGCTAAGCATTTCTGTTGAAGAATTTTTATCTTGGAAAAAAAAACAACTTTCTAAAGGAGGAGATTATCAATCTTTTGCTTTTCTTATTGACTGTATAGGTGGTATATCAAATAGTCATCTAAACTTGTTGAAAATTAATCCTGTAGGTGACTTATATATAAAAAAAAACTTGGACTACTTAGGTTCTATTTGGGAAGATCATTTATTATCTTCGACACCTATCCAATACCTATGTGGGATAACTTTTTGGAGAGATTTAAAATTAAAAGTAACAGATAAAGTACTTATTCCCAGGCCAGAGACCGAACTTATAGTTGATATTGTTTTCGAGATATTTGGAAAAAATTCACAAAAATTATTTTTTGCCGAATTGGGAACTGGATCAGGTGCTATTAGTATTGCTTTGGCATTAGCTTATCCATTGTGGGAGGGTATAGCAACTGATATTGATCAAGATGCATTAGAAATAGCCACTGAAAATTTTATAGATTCTTCTGAACAATCAAATTTGAGATTTTATTGCGGTAATTGGTGGACTCCCTTTGAAAGTTTTAAAGGCAAATTAGATCTTGTTATTTCAAACCCGCCATATATTCCTGGAGATATTTATGAGAAATTACCCGAAGAAGTAAAAAAATTCGAACCAAAGTTAGCTTTAATGGGCGGTTATGATGGTTTAAAACATATCAGGGAAATAATTCAAAAAGCACCACTATTTTTAAGAGATAAGGGCTGGCTTATATTAGAGAATCATTTTGACCAAGGTAATAAAGTAAAAGAGCTGCTTACTAACAATGGATTTACATTAGTAGAAATTGTGAAAGATCTTTCAGGTGTTGGTAGGTTTACTATTGGAAGATATAAATAA
- a CDS encoding HD domain-containing protein: protein MSIKRIFHDPIHKQIVFHSRLPEELMIMELIDTVAFQRLRRIKQLGPASLIFHGAESSRFTHSIGVFCIARKIYKRLIEIKSSFSENKFALFGAALLHDLGHGPLSHTSETIFDHNHEKWSQNLVLNYSPINSILKKYDNELPRQIGELFKSKQLFSKPLKTLISSEIDCDRLDYLLRDSYNTGTKYGLVDLERIISALTFSPDGNIAINPKGVIAIEHFLVLRNLMYRTIYNHRINEISTWILEKIISTIKYNCEKKIWLDKSLYKWIFSYENVDFDDFIRNDDITFYYHLIRWKDESFEPLSTLCKMFLDRDLLKASDISFLNKINRLEILAFARKLCETNNFNSEIFCGIKERSFKGFESNNALKIWDGTYQNLLENSSALIKTLMKSEESSFIIYPSVITNEIKNQISLIRNNS, encoded by the coding sequence ATGAGTATTAAAAGAATTTTTCATGATCCAATTCACAAACAAATTGTATTTCATTCAAGGCTGCCAGAAGAATTAATGATTATGGAATTGATTGATACAGTCGCTTTTCAAAGATTAAGAAGAATAAAACAACTAGGTCCGGCATCATTAATTTTTCATGGCGCAGAATCGAGTAGATTTACCCACTCAATTGGCGTTTTTTGTATCGCAAGAAAAATATATAAGAGATTAATTGAAATTAAATCTTCATTTTCTGAAAATAAATTTGCTCTCTTTGGAGCAGCTCTATTACATGATTTAGGTCATGGACCATTAAGTCATACCAGTGAAACAATATTCGATCATAATCACGAAAAGTGGTCGCAAAACTTAGTATTAAATTATTCTCCAATAAATTCAATTCTCAAAAAGTATGACAATGAATTACCTAGACAAATTGGGGAATTATTTAAGTCAAAACAACTATTTTCAAAACCTTTAAAAACTTTGATTAGCAGTGAAATTGACTGCGATCGTCTCGATTACCTTTTACGCGATAGTTACAACACAGGTACCAAATATGGCTTAGTTGATTTAGAGAGAATTATTTCAGCTCTTACTTTTTCACCTGATGGGAATATTGCAATCAATCCAAAGGGAGTTATCGCCATTGAGCATTTCTTGGTCCTAAGAAACTTGATGTATAGAACTATCTATAACCATAGAATAAACGAAATTTCAACATGGATTTTGGAAAAAATAATATCCACAATTAAATATAATTGCGAAAAGAAAATTTGGTTAGATAAATCTCTTTATAAATGGATATTTTCTTATGAAAATGTTGATTTTGATGATTTCATAAGAAATGATGATATAACCTTTTATTACCATTTGATTAGATGGAAAGATGAATCTTTCGAACCACTTTCTACACTATGCAAAATGTTTCTTGATAGAGATTTACTAAAAGCATCAGACATAAGTTTTTTAAATAAAATAAATAGACTAGAAATTCTTGCATTTGCAAGAAAATTATGTGAAACAAATAATTTTAATTCAGAAATTTTTTGTGGAATTAAAGAAAGATCTTTTAAAGGTTTTGAATCTAACAATGCACTAAAAATATGGGACGGCACCTATCAAAACTTGTTAGAAAATAGTTCTGCATTAATAAAAACTTTAATGAAATCTGAGGAAAGCTCTTTTATTATTTATCCAAGTGTGATCACAAATGAAATCAAAAATCAAATTTCATTAATAAGAAATAATTCCTAA
- a CDS encoding 30S ribosomal protein S1 gives MNENSSQTIKELSEDKEIKNSSELDNNSVSQNEEDLSFEKNDIPSADSSSSRTNTDFDNAGFTQEEFASLLGKYDYNFKPGDLVKGTVFALEPKGAMIDIGAKTAAFMPVQEVSINRVEGLNDVLQPSESREFFIMSEENEDGQLALSIRRIEYQRAWERVRQLQKEDATIYSEVFATNRGGALVRVEGLRGFIPGSHISARKIKDDLEGEYLPLKFLEVDEERNRLVLSHRRALVEKKMNRLEVGEVVVGSVKGIKPYGAFIDIGGVSGLLHISEISHEHIETPHNVLNVNDQMKVMIIDLDSERGRISLSTKALEPEPGDMLTDPQKVFSKAEEMAAKYKQMLFEQTDDNEEMPTASAEGV, from the coding sequence ATGAACGAAAATTCTTCCCAAACCATTAAAGAACTTTCTGAAGATAAAGAAATTAAAAATTCTTCTGAATTAGATAATAATTCAGTATCTCAAAATGAGGAAGATTTATCATTCGAAAAGAACGATATCCCTTCAGCTGATTCTTCCTCTAGCAGGACAAATACAGATTTTGATAATGCAGGATTCACACAAGAAGAATTTGCTTCACTTTTGGGCAAATATGATTACAACTTTAAGCCTGGAGATCTAGTAAAAGGAACCGTCTTTGCTCTAGAACCAAAAGGGGCAATGATAGATATAGGAGCAAAAACAGCTGCATTTATGCCTGTTCAAGAGGTTTCAATAAACAGAGTTGAAGGACTAAATGATGTTTTACAGCCTTCAGAAAGCAGAGAATTTTTCATAATGAGTGAGGAAAATGAAGATGGCCAATTAGCACTTTCTATAAGGAGAATTGAATATCAAAGAGCATGGGAAAGGGTTAGACAACTACAAAAAGAAGATGCGACTATATATTCTGAAGTTTTTGCAACAAACAGAGGCGGAGCTCTTGTTAGGGTTGAGGGCTTGAGAGGTTTTATCCCAGGTTCTCATATAAGCGCTCGAAAAATCAAAGATGACTTAGAAGGTGAATATTTACCTTTAAAATTTCTTGAAGTTGATGAAGAAAGAAATAGATTAGTACTAAGTCATAGAAGAGCTTTGGTTGAGAAAAAAATGAACCGACTTGAGGTAGGCGAAGTTGTTGTTGGTTCGGTAAAAGGTATTAAACCTTATGGAGCCTTTATTGATATTGGAGGAGTAAGTGGTCTATTGCACATTTCTGAGATTAGTCATGAACATATTGAGACGCCCCATAATGTTTTAAATGTGAATGACCAAATGAAAGTTATGATAATTGACCTCGATTCTGAAAGAGGACGAATTTCATTATCTACTAAAGCACTTGAACCTGAACCAGGGGATATGCTAACTGACCCTCAGAAAGTTTTTAGTAAAGCTGAAGAAATGGCTGCAAAATACAAACAAATGTTATTTGAACAAACTGACGATAACGAAGAGATGCCCACAGCTTCAGCTGAAGGAGTATAA
- the minE gene encoding cell division topological specificity factor MinE: MMTLRDLINKLLGRETASANTARERLQLVLAHDRVDMSSLTTDLLDKMRKEILDVVAKYVEIDFEEVAVSLETEDRMTALVANLPIKRTLSGEIQFKKNDKSDKDLKK, from the coding sequence ATGATGACACTCAGAGATCTTATAAATAAGTTACTAGGCAGAGAAACGGCTAGTGCGAATACAGCTAGAGAAAGATTACAACTTGTACTCGCTCATGATCGAGTTGATATGAGTTCCTTAACAACTGACCTTCTGGATAAAATGAGAAAAGAAATTCTTGATGTTGTTGCTAAATATGTTGAGATTGACTTTGAAGAGGTAGCAGTAAGTTTAGAAACGGAGGATAGAATGACAGCATTAGTAGCCAATTTACCTATTAAAAGAACTCTTTCAGGGGAAATACAGTTCAAAAAAAATGATAAAAGTGATAAAGATCTCAAAAAGTAA